TCATCGGTCGACCACGTTATAACCTTCAGTTAGGTGGGAGTATGGAGAATCTCTACCTTGTGACCCGTTCCACCTTTGAGCGCACGGCGTGGCAGCTGGCTGCCCGTCTGGCCAAGCGAGGCGACACCATCTGCTTTGCCCAGGATGCGGTGCTTGCGGTGAAGGGGCCGAAGGATCTCTCCGAGAAGCTGGCCGAGCTTGAGTCTTCGGGCGTGGCGGTGCGCTTTCTCAAGGAGGATCTAACGGCCCGGGGGCTTTCTGCCCCGCAGGATAAGGTAATTAACTACGATGGGCTTACCAAGCTCATCGAAAACGCAAAGCGTATTATTTCCTAGGAGCAAAGCCCCCAGGACTTTGCTCCTAAAGACAAAGGAGGTAGCATGGCGGAGATAGAAGGATACAATCTTCCCGATGAGCTGTTTTATCACAAGGAACACATGTGGGTTCGCAAGGAAGGCGATGTCATTCGTGTTGGCCTCAACGACTTCAGCCAGAAGCTTTCCGGTGAGCTCTCCTTCATCGAACTGCCTGAGACCTCCTCTGAGGCCCAGGCAGATGAAGTGATTGGCTCATACGAGACCGGCAAGTGGATGGGCAAGATCTACTCGCCTGTGGCAGGAGAGGTCGTAGAGGTCAACGAAGAGCTCGAGGACGATCCTACGCTCGTGAACTCCGATCCCTACGGGAAGGGCTGGATATTTACCATGAAACCAGCCGATTCCGCTGAGGTTGACGCTCTCATGCACGGCGAAGCGGCTGCCACCTGGCTCAAGAC
The candidate division TA06 bacterium B3_TA06 genome window above contains:
- the dsrH gene encoding sulfurtransferase complex subunit TusB, which codes for MENLYLVTRSTFERTAWQLAARLAKRGDTICFAQDAVLAVKGPKDLSEKLAELESSGVAVRFLKEDLTARGLSAPQDKVINYDGLTKLIENAKRIIS
- the gcvH gene encoding glycine cleavage system protein H, with the translated sequence MAEIEGYNLPDELFYHKEHMWVRKEGDVIRVGLNDFSQKLSGELSFIELPETSSEAQADEVIGSYETGKWMGKIYSPVAGEVVEVNEELEDDPTLVNSDPYGKGWIFTMKPADSAEVDALMHGEAAATWLKTEIAKHAK